GAAGAGTAAATCCGCCATCAACAAGCACTTTTTCCACATTGGAGACCCCGGCATCGTAATCGTGATTGCCGAGCACAGCCCATTTGCCTAAAGGAGCTTTCAAACGATTGAGCAGCATCGAGCATGCGGCCCCGCTTTTCCCAACGTGATTGTGATAAAGGTCTCCGGTGAAACAGATCATATCGGGGGAAAGCGCCTGTATCTGTTCGATCAATCTTTGCATACGGTCCAAGCCGAAATAAAAATCGAGATGAACATCGCTGAAATGAATGACCCGCTTGCCTGCAAAGCTCACGGGAATCCGCCGAAAAGCAAGCGTTCGATTAACAACGCTAATCATTCGAGGTTCTATAAAATGCGAATAACCGAGACCGGTTACGGATGCGCCAAGCAGCGCTCCTATCCAAAACCAGCTTTTTTTGAGAAAAGCCCTTCTTGACAGTTTTACATTCGGATCCATAAGTAACCCCATTACTCAGTCGTATTCGTTCTTTTATTATAGCATGATACCAATCTACTTCCAGCTTGCTTGACATGTTCAGCTTGCTTGACATGTTCGATATAAAGAACTAAAATGATAGGGTATTGTTCGTTAAGAGAAACAACATGGTGAGCGGGTGAAATCATGAACGAGGCGTTTTCGGAGTTAAATCCACCGGGTCGTAAAGGACCTGTAAAGGAAATCAACGTGAAGGAAATTGTTCATACCGTTAAGAAACGGTATTGGCTTGTCGTTATATCAACGCTTTTGTTCGTAATCCTGGGCACCGTCTACAGTTCGCTTCCCGAGACGCCTTTATATGCCTCTTCCGCCCGGATGGTTATTCGAACAGACAGTGCGGATATGCTTAGTACGTTGAAGGTGTTCTCCAGGGAACCGGTTGTCATGGAGCAAGTCATTCAAGAACTAAATTTACACCGCTCTCCCGATTCACTCAGAAACCAGATTCGGATATCGAGTCTGGACAATTCTTTAATCACGCTTATTACAGCCATAGACCCGGATCCTAAAACCGCGGCAGACATTGCCAATGCAGCTGCGTCTGCCTTTGCTGACCAGGCTGCGTCAACATTTAGTTTCCGAAGCATTCAAATTATAACGAAGGCCGAGCCCGATCCTACTCCGATTAACCCTCGAAGCAACAGAGCAATCTATATCGGCTTGTTTGCCGGAATTGCTCTCGGAATCGGTCTCACGTTTCTGTTAGACTCCCTGGATGATTCGGTAAAATCATCCCGGGATATTGAACGGTTACTGGGACTTCCGGTTCTGGGCACGGTTCAGGAAATGGGGAAGAAGGATTTGTCCGGCAAAAATAAGCGGAAAAGGAAGACGCACATTCGAGGTGAGACGATTGGCTCGTAAGCAGTCCAAACCAGCGCATTTTACAATTAGCGGCTGTCTGATTGCAGACAGCCATCCGGGGTCGGTCGCGGCGGAACAATACCGAATGATTCGAAACAATATTCGCTATGCTTCAAACGGAAGAAAGCTGAAGTCATTGGCTGTCACCTCCCCTTCAGAAGGTGAGGGTAAATCGACGGCAGCCGTCAATCTGGCGGTATCGATGGCACAGCGCGGGGACCGCGTATTGCTTGTTGATGCCAATGTAAAGAATCCGATCCTTCATTACATATTTAAGAGCGATGCCGCACCTGGACTCACGGATATTCTTATGGGTCAATCGGGGAGGGAAGAGGCCGCCATCCAGACGGAAATCGATGGATTGTCTGTACTGACTTGCGGCTCTCTTGTTTACGATGCGTCGGAACTGCTGGATTCGATATCGATGAATGCGCTGCTCGAGGAAGCGGAGAAGGACTACGATCTCATTGTTATGGATTGTCCTTCGGTACTCGGTACGGCAGACGCCAATGCATTGGCTGGAAAATGCGACGGCGTCGTTCTGGTGATAAAATGTGGAAAAACAAACCAGATTCGTGCAATCGAAGCCAAGAAAGCACTGGAGTTTTGCAAAACAAATTTGGTCGGAGCAATTCTAAATCAAGCTGTATCCGGCTAATTTTTTTGAAATGCCGTTCTTTATAAAGCACAATTGCTTTCGATAAAACGAAACAATAGAAGGGGGAGGCGAAAATTGGCTTATAAACAAAGGCTGGCCCTGTTAGTTGCAATGGATTCGTTCATTGTGCTTTCTGCGATCTTTTTCAGCCGCTTTTTAGTGACCGCCTCGCTGGATTTGCTCTCATTCCCAATTGTTTGCACCTCTGCTGCTCTGCTAATCAGTCATCATCTGTTCGCGTTTATGTACAAGCTGTACAAAAAAGCATGGGAGTACGCAAGCGTGGGTGAACTAATCATCATCACGAAGGCGGTCAGCTTATCTATTGCGGTGGGGGCACTCGTCCAGGTTATTCTAATTCAGGATATTTATTTCCGCATGATGGTTGTGACCTGGATGCTGCATATGCTGCTAATCGGAGGCTCCCGGTTTTTCTGGCGAGTAATCAGGGGGCGGTTGTTTTCGAAAAAGGAAGGGTACCGTAAGCGAACGCTCATTATAGGAGCAGGAGCGGCCGGGACGATGGTGGCCAGACAGCTGCTTTCGAACATGGAGAACGACATGCTTCCAGTTGCATTTATTGACGATAATCCCAGTAAGCATCATCTGGATATTCTTGGACTCCCGGTCGTCGGAAGCTCGGCGAGCATCGAACTGACGTGCCGGACGTTTAAAATCGAGCACATCGTTATTGCCATCCCGTCACTCAGCAAAGACCAGCTCAAAACGATCTACGACGAATGTGCCAAAACGTCGGCTAAAACGCAAATCATCCCAATGCTGGAGGATCTGGCCAGCGGGAAATTATCGGTCAGCCAGTTCCGCGATGTCCTAGTCGAGGATTTGCTCGGCCGCGAGCCAGTGGAGCTCGATTTAGAAAGCATCTCAGGTTATGTGACGGGGAAGGTCGTGCTCGTCACGGGCGCAGGCGGTTCGATCGGATCGGAAGTGTGTCGGCAAATTTCCCGCTTCAAACCGAAGAAGCTT
This genomic window from Paenibacillus humicola contains:
- a CDS encoding metallophosphoesterase, whose translation is MDPNVKLSRRAFLKKSWFWIGALLGASVTGLGYSHFIEPRMISVVNRTLAFRRIPVSFAGKRVIHFSDVHLDFYFGLDRMQRLIEQIQALSPDMICFTGDLYHNHVGKSGAACSMLLNRLKAPLGKWAVLGNHDYDAGVSNVEKVLVDGGFTLLTNRSAVIEQGSDRIQIAGIDDFFFGSPNYRTVFERVDLNRFTMLLAHEPDFADQTIRYPVDLQLSGHSHGGQVRLPLIGPLVLPEMARKYPQGLYRLGEGKLLLYTNRGIGMSNYPFRFLCRPEITVLTLSRLNEERP
- a CDS encoding YveK family protein; this encodes MNEAFSELNPPGRKGPVKEINVKEIVHTVKKRYWLVVISTLLFVILGTVYSSLPETPLYASSARMVIRTDSADMLSTLKVFSREPVVMEQVIQELNLHRSPDSLRNQIRISSLDNSLITLITAIDPDPKTAADIANAAASAFADQAASTFSFRSIQIITKAEPDPTPINPRSNRAIYIGLFAGIALGIGLTFLLDSLDDSVKSSRDIERLLGLPVLGTVQEMGKKDLSGKNKRKRKTHIRGETIGS
- a CDS encoding CpsD/CapB family tyrosine-protein kinase; translated protein: MARKQSKPAHFTISGCLIADSHPGSVAAEQYRMIRNNIRYASNGRKLKSLAVTSPSEGEGKSTAAVNLAVSMAQRGDRVLLVDANVKNPILHYIFKSDAAPGLTDILMGQSGREEAAIQTEIDGLSVLTCGSLVYDASELLDSISMNALLEEAEKDYDLIVMDCPSVLGTADANALAGKCDGVVLVIKCGKTNQIRAIEAKKALEFCKTNLVGAILNQAVSG